The following proteins come from a genomic window of Metarhizium brunneum chromosome 2, complete sequence:
- the atp-5 gene encoding ATP synthase subunit 5, with product MLSRQVFRAARAAAPQRAVTLRAAPVRSFAAAAAADSQPPIAVFGLDGTYASALYTAAAKTSTLDPTAKALSNLNAIVEKDPKLTQILAAPTLTAEDKTAIVAELAKQAGAGGETVKNFLSTLAENNRLGLLKGVCEKFGAIMSAARGEVELKVTSAQPLDNKTLSRLETAVSKSQYVGQGKKLKVTNEVNSDIIGGLVVEVGDRTIDLSVSSRIAKMNKLLTDTL from the exons ATGTTGTCTCGACAAGTCTTCCGTGCCGCCCGTGCCGCTGCCCCCCAGCGAGCCGTGACCCTGCGCGCAGCTCCCGTGCGGTcttttgctgctgctgccgctgccgataGCCAGCCCCCGATTGCTGTGTTTGGCCTCGATGGCACCTACGCCTCTGCCCTG TacactgccgccgccaaaaccTCTACCCTCGATCCCACGGCCAAGGCCCTCAGCAACCTCAACGCCATTGTCGAGAAGGACCCCAAGCTGACGCAGATCCTGGCCGCTCCCACCCTCACCGCCgaggacaagacggccattgtcgccgagctggccaagcaggccggcgccggcggcgagacgGTCAAGAACTTCCTCAGCACGCTCGCCGAGAACAACCGCCTGGGTCTCCTGAAGGGCGTCTGCGAGAAGTTTGGCGCCATCATGAGCGCCGCCCGCGGCGAGGTCGAGCTCAAGGTCACCAGCGCCCAG CCCCTCGACAACAAGACGCTGTCCCGCCTCGAGACCGCCGTCTCCAAGTCCCAGTACGTCGGGCagggcaagaagctcaaggtcACCAACGAAGTCAACTCGGACATTATCGGCGGactcgtcgtcgaggtcggcgACCGCACTATCGACCTGAGCGTTTCTTCGCGCATCGCCAAGATGAACAAGCTCCTCACTGATACTCTGTAA
- the dbr1 gene encoding Lariat debranching enzyme, which translates to MEVNGVRVAVEGCGHGTLNAIYAAVAESCKVRGWHGVDLLIIGGDFQSVRNAADLTIMSCPVKYRHLGDFPDYYAGTRTAPYLTIFVGGNHEASSHLWELFYGGWVAPNIYYMGAANVLRFGPLRIAAMSGIWKGFDYRKTHHERLPFSGDDVKSFYHVRELDVRKLLLLQTQVDIGISHDWPRYIENHGDAAWLFRKKPDFRRESQNGQLGSIAAEYVMDRLRPPYWFSAHMHIKFPAVKKYTDAAPVAPSTNVNGDEATVPEGGANPDEIDLDMEDDENKSTEKPATGAEASESKATNQISAELRAQLPASFAKPPPRDNRTPGQPVPPGIKNREVRFVALDKCLPGRHFLQLCDIAPFNAADLAAYPPKSSGPRYQLQYDPEWLAITRVFHSTLSIGDKTARPPPDLGEEHYLPLIEAERAWVEETVVAKGRLDVPENFELTAPPHAPGSPEIVDEQPEEYTNPQTTAFCDLLGLKHLWNASAEERKARRDQGPPPSEYQGRRGGAGGRGGRGGGRGGGRGRGGHRGGHGHRGRW; encoded by the exons ATGGAAGTCAACGGCGTCCGGGTAGCCGTCGAAGGATGC GGACATGGCACACTCAACGCCATCTACGCGGCCGTTGCTGAATCGTGCAAAGTTCGCGGTTGGCATGGCGTAGACCTGCTCATCATTGGCGGCGATTTCCAA TCCGTACGCAATGCCGCAGACCTCACCATCATGTCCTGCCCCGTCAAATACCGCCATCTCGGCGATTTTCCCGACTACTACGCCGGCACACGTACTGCGCCCTATCTCACCAtcttcgtcggcggcaacCACGAAGCAAGTTCCCACCTCTGGGAACTCTTCTACGGAGGATGGGTAGCCCCCAACATTTATTACATGGGCGCCGCCAACGTTCTTCGCTTTGGCCCGCTTCGCATTGCAGCCATGTCCGGCATTTGGAAGGGCTTCGACTACAGGAAAACCCACCATGAGCGACTCCCCTTTAGTGGCGATGATGTCAAGTCATTCTACCATGTGAGGGAGCTCGATGTCCGAAAACTGCTTTTGCTGCAGACCCAGGTCGACATTGGTATTAGCCACGACTGGCCGCGCTACATTGAAAACCACGGGGACGCAGCCTGGCTGTTTCGCAAGAAGCCCGACTTCCGAAGAGAGTCGCAGAATGGCCAGCTGGGAAGCATTGCCGCCGAATACGTCATGGACCGGCTGCGGCCTCCGTACTGGTTCTCAGCGCACATGCATATAAAATTCCCGGCTGTCAAAAAGTACACCGACGCCGCTCCAGTGGCACCGTCCACAAATGTGAACGGAGACGAGGCCACAGTGCCCGAGGGAGGAGCAAATCCCGATGAGATTgacttggacatggaggatGACGAAAACAAGAGCACCGAAAAACCGGCCACGGGCGCAGAGGCGTCCGAGTCCAAGGCCACAAACCAAATTTCTGCCGAACTGCGCGCCCAGCTACCTGCGTCATTCGCAAAGCCGCCGCCCAGGGACAATCGCACGCCTGGCCAGCCGGTCCCTCCAGGCATCAAAAACAGAGAGGTCCGTTTCGTAGCTTTGGACAAGTGCCTCCCAGGACGGCATTTCCTCCAACTATGCGACATTGCACCTTTCAACGCGGCCGATCTCGCAGCGTATCCCCCCAAATCGTCGGGTCCTCGTTACCAGCTGCAGTATGACCCCGAATGGCTCGCCATCACGCGTGTCTTCCACAGCACCCTCAGCATTGGTGACAAGACGGCCCGGCCACCTCCCGATCTAGGCGAAGAGCACTATCTGCCTCTCATCGAGGCCGAGCGTGCCTGGGTCGAAGAAACCGTGGTCGCCAAGGGCAGGCTTGACGTCCCTGAAAACTTTGAACTCACCGCTCCCCCCCATGCTCCTGGTTCTCCGGAGATTGTGGACGAGCAGCCCGAGGAGTACACAAACCCGCAGACGACGGCATTCTGCGACCTCCTCGGGCTGAAGCATCTCTGGAATGCCAGTGCAGAGGAGAGAAAAGCGAGGCGAGACCAAGGGCCGCCTCCGTCAGAATACCAAGGCCGCCGCGGGGGGGCTGGCGGCagaggagggcgaggcggcggcagaggcggcggcagaggTCGAGGCGGACATCGTGGAGGCCATGGTCACCGGGGCAGGTGGTAA
- the xylB_1 gene encoding Aryl-alcohol dehydrogenase has product MAATTNIHTEGLVVDKPGADFVMRPVILDEVRDDEVLVEMKYSGICHTDVLFQNAKIPGPKYPAIFGHEGAGIIRALGSNVKDKSLQVGDHVLLSFNVCGKCKQCLADNPSCCHIHSPVNAGSVRVSDGSTPARLADGTPVSSQCFGQSSFARMSVVAERCVVKCPYPESLSYYAPLGCGFQTGAGTLLNVLKPDKTKSVVIFGVGSVGIAALMAAAYLQVRQLIAVDVVDEKLDFAKEFGATHVVNPTKHAEEGVEAAIRRITDGGADYAIDCTGRIPVIESLFGCLAPRGTATTVGVPPPDSIVRIEPQTFLMENKSYIGVLEGGSHPQKFIPQLMELHQQGHFPVEKLCKVYSVKDFETAMSDLREGKVVKPVIHWD; this is encoded by the exons atggccgccactACAAATATCCACACCGAGGGTTTGGTTGTTGACAAGCCGGGGGCTGACTTTGTCATGCGGCCCGtcatcctcgacgaggtccgcgacgacgaggtcctCGTGGAAATGAAGTACTCGGGCATCTGCCATACG GATGTCCTGTTCCAGAATGCCAAGATTCCCGGCCCCAAGTATCCCGCCATCTTTGGCCACGAgggcgccggcatcatcagaGCGCTTGGCAGCAACGTCAAGGATAAGTCCCTGCAGGTCGGAGACCACGTGCTTTTGTCTTTTAACGTCTGCGGCAAGTGCAAGCAGTGTCTCGCCGACAACCCGTCCTGCTGCCACATCCACTCCCCGGTCAACGCCGGCTCGGTCCGCGTGTCGGACGGCTCCACGCCGGCCAGGCTCGCCGACGGAACCCCCGTGAGCAGCCAGTGTTTCGGCCAGTCCTCGTTTGCGCGCAtgtccgtcgtcgccgagaGGTGCGTCGTCAAGTGCCCCTATCCCGAGTCGCTCTCCTACTACGCACCCCTGGGCTGCGGGTTTCAGACCGGCGCCGGCACCCTGCTCAACGTCCTAAAGCcagacaagaccaagtctGTCGTCATCTTTGGCGTGGGGAGTGTTGGAATTGccgccttgatggccgccGCCTACCTCCAGGTCCGGCAACTCATTGCCGTCGACgtggttgatgagaagctcgactttgccaaggaaTTCGGCGCCACGCATGTCGTCAACCCGACCAAACACGCAGAGGAGGGCGTGGAAGCCGCCATCCGGCGCATCACCGATGGCGGTGCCGACTATGCTATTGATTGCACCGGGCGCATCCCCGTCATTGAATCGTTGTTTGGATGCCTGGCTCCAAGGGGGACTGCAACCACCGTTGGGGTGCCGCCTCCAGATAGCATCGTCAGGATTGAGCCCCAGACCTTTTTGATGGAGAACAAGAGCTACATTGGTGTGCTGGAAGGGGGTTCCCACCCCCAAAAG TTTATCCCGCAGTTGATGGAGCTTCATCAGCAAGGGCACTTCCCCGTTGAGAAATTGTGCAAGGTCTACTCTGTTAAAGATTTCGAAACGGCAATGAGTGACTTGCGCGAAGGCAAG GTGGTCAAGCCAGTGATACACTGGGACTAG
- the Pnpla8 gene encoding Calcium-independent phospholipase A2-gamma — MENRKARILCLDGGGVRGITSLCMLKNIMTEIRTQEERDAADCGDENIEGKANNDGAESRSTTPLKPCEYFDLICGTSTGGLIALMLGRLEYTVDEAIEQYMNLGKEIFGKRKRCFKSSKYGHNTLEKCLKKVVRESHLGDENALMKDERCRCRTFVVSAHLNKHADEYEDDATILRSYDLQALLPEYAFHGKIWEAGRATSAAPTFFKPISIDPRGESSNTSGVIEKASRKLKAETNKKDSYSDGGTVANNPCSIAVREAGRIWGYGNIGCIVSLGTGPEPKFTLDQATKEMLGPKIMWLSRKLLTDFFYLRLQLAFYSLQKMTRTEHVHK, encoded by the exons ATGGAGAACAGAAAGGCTCGCATTCTTTGTCTAGATGGAGGCGGAGTGAGGGGAATCACATCGCTATGCATGCTGAAGAACATCATGACCGAAATTCGCACCCAGGAGGAGAGGGATGCCGCAGACTGCGGCGAcgaaaacattgaaggcaaGGCGAACAATGACGGAGCCGAATCGAGGTCAACAACGCCTCTGAAGCCTTGTGAATATTTCGACTTGATATGTGGGACAAGCACCGGCGGTTTGATTGCTCTGATGCTGGGCAGGCTGGAATAC ACTGTCGACGAGGCTATTGAACAATATATGAATCTTGGCAAAGAGATCTTCGGGAAGAGGAAGCGATGTTTCAAGTCATCCAAATACGGCCACAATACTCTCGAGAAATGTCTCAAAAAGGTTGTCCGTGAGTCGCATCTCGGTGACGAGAATGCACTGATGAAAGACGAGAGATGCCGCTGCAGGACCTTTGTTGTTTCAGCACATCTCAATAAGCATGCAGATGAATATGAGGACGACGCCACCATCCTCAGGTCCTATGATCTCCAAGCTTTGCTGCCTGAATATGCGTTTCACGGCAAGATATGGGAAGCCGGAAGAGCGACCTCGGCCGCCCCGACATTCTTCAAACCGATTTCAATCGACCCAAGAGGGGAAAGCAGCAATACCTCTGGCGTAATCGAAAAGGCATCgcgcaagctcaaggccgaGACGAACAAGAAAGACAGTTATAGCGACGGTGGCACAGTCGCCAACAACCCATGCAGCATTGCTGTCAGAGAGGCAGGTAGAATCTGGGGTTACGGCAACATAGGTTGCATCGTTAGCCTTGGTACAGGCCCTGAGCCAAAATTTACCTTGGACCAGGCTACAAAAGAGATGCTGGGACCAAAGATCATGTGGCTATCCCGGAAGCTTCTCACTGACTTCTTTTACCTCCGGCTACAGCTGGCCTTTTACAGTCTTCaaaagatgacgaggaccgAGCATGTGCACAAATAA
- the TRYP_6 gene encoding Trypsin has protein sequence MFPSKATLTAAATILAFQTAVAVPVAGGVDAGIWEFPEAVGFAPSCGGTLLNANTVLTAAHCVISSIAYYKGTDLSKSSVIAGTIFPKDLQYATIVGISSFHVHPEYNRTGIREHDVAILKLSTDIAEDEWGTIRYARLPQWQSDPQPGSDTTVVGWGSTDTKGTRPTQLQKVVVPVVDRGTCSKMLGRVPESTFCAGYKDGGKDACGGDSGGPTYGPDGTVIGVTSYGGKCGATYGAYARVDIDLAFITQYM, from the exons ATGTTTCCCTCCAAGGCGACTCTCACAGCTGCGGCTACAATATTGGCCTTTCAAACTGCCGTTGCAGTgcccgtcgccggcggcgttgATGCCGGAATTTGGGAGTTTCCTGAAGCCGTTGGCTTTGCACCCAGTTGCGGCGGCACGCTCCTCAACGCAAACACCGTTCTTACAGCCGCTCACTGTGTCATTTCATCAATAGCCTACTATAAAGGGACAGATCTTTCAAAATCTTCAGTTATAGCAGGCACTATT TTTCCAAAAGACTTACAATACGCCACTATTGTTGGTATATCCTCCTTTCACGTGCACCCCGAGTATAATAGGACGGGTATCCGTGAGCACGACGTTGCTATTTTGAAGTTGTCCACCGAcattgccgaggacgaaTGGGGGACTATTCGTTATGCCCGGTTGCCTCAGTGGCAGTCCGATCCTCAGCCGGGCTCTGACACGACTGTAGTCGGTTG GGGCAGTACAGACACCAAGGGTACCCGGCCTACGCAGTTGCAAAAAGTCGTGGTTCCGGTTGTGGATCGTGGCACGTGCAGCAAGATGCTTGGTCGTGTGCCAGAGAGTACATTTTGTGCTGGTTACAAGGACGGAGGCAAGGATGCTTGTGGCGGAGATAGCGGCGGCCCAACTTATGGTCCAGATGGGACTGTCATTGGGGTTACTTCGTATGGCGGGAAATGTGGCGCTACGTATGGAGCTTATGCTAGAGTAGACATAGATCTCGCCTTTATCACGCAGTATATGTAG